From the Bacteroidales bacterium genome, the window TGCTAAGCTTCAACCAGCTGTTGTTATGGCAATATCAGTAACTGTAGTTGTTGCACTTGCAAACGTTATTATTTCACTTATCAGAAATACAATCCCAAACAGAATTCGTATTATAGTACAGTTAGTTGTTGCCGCGGCATTAGTAATTATTGTCGATCAAATACTGAAAGCATATGTGTACGAGATATCAAAGCAACTTTCAGTATTTGTGGGACTTATTATCACAAACTGTATATTAATGGGACGCTTAGAAGCTTTTGCACTTGCAAATAAGCCATGGCCCTCATTTCTCGATGGAATCGGTAACGGTTTGGGATATGGTATTATACTAATAGTGGTTGGATTTTTCCGTGAGCTATTTGGCTCTGGCACTATTTGGGGATATACTGTTGTACCTGAAAGTTGGTATATAGAAAACGGTGGATTCTACGCAAATAACGGAATGATGATATTGCCCCCTATGGCACTTATCACAATTGCAATTATTATATGGGTACAACGAAGCCGCGACCATTCACTTATTGAAGAAAATAATTAACACTACAAGAAAAATCGAAGATTATGGAAAATTTACTTAACATATTCGTAAAGTCGGTATTTATAGAAAATATGATATTTGCCTATTTTCTTGGCATGTGTTCGTATATTGCTGTTTCAAAGACAGTTAAAACAAGTATGGGACTCGGAATTGCAGTTATATTTGTTCTGGGAATTACACTTCCAATAAACTATCTGCTTGAAAATTACATACTTAAAGAAGGTGCTTTAGCTTGGTTAGGCGAGTCATTTGCAACAGTTGACCTTAGCTTTTTAAGCTTTATAATGTTTATTGCTGTAATAGCATCAATGGTTCAATTAGTCGAAATGTTTGTGGAGAAATATGCTCCTGCACTATACAACTCTTTAGGAATATTTTTACCACTGATAGCTGTTAACTGCGCTATTCTTGGAGGTTCGTTATTTATGCAAGAACGCGCTTATGAAAATATTGCCGAAGCAACCGTATTTGGAATTGGCTCGGGAGTAGGCTGGTTACTGGCTATTGTTGGAATTGCAGCAATACGCGAGCGCATACGCTATTCGAATGTACCAAAACCACTACGCGGTCTTGGTATTACTTTTATTGTCACAGGATTAATGGGTATCGCCTTTATGGCATTTATGGGTATTAAACTATAAACTAAGTAGTTATGATTTCATTAGTTATAAGTACAACAATTATTACAAGTATAGCAGTTTTTCTGTTAGTTATTCTTTTATTAGTTTCTATATTGCTTTATGCAAAGGCAAAACTAACACCTCCTGGAAAACTTATAATAAATATAAACAACGGCGAGCGAGAGCTTGAAGTTGAAGGTGGAGGCAGTTTGCTTGCTACATTAGGAAACAACAAAATATTCCTCCCATCTGCTTGTGGTGGTGGTGGAACTTGCGCAATGTGTAAATGTGTGGTTAATTCAGGCGCAGGCTCAATACTACCAACAGAAGTAGGTTTTTTTACCCGTAAAGAACAACAAAATAATTGGCGGTTAGCTTGTCAGGTTAAGGTTCGCGACAATATTGAAATGACAATCCCTCAAGAGATACTTGGAATAAAAAAATGGGAATGTGAAGTTATTAGCAACAAAAACGTAGCTACATACATAACCGAATTTGTAGTGAAGTTGCCCGAAGGAGAAAGACTTGATTTTAAATCAGGCGGATATATTCAAATTGACGTCCCAAAAATAAATATCGATTTTAAAGATATGGATCCTGGCGATAAGTACAGAGAAGAGTGGGAAAGAATGAAAATGTTCGACCTAAAAATGAAAAATCCAGAACCAACTTATCGTGCATACTCAATGGCAAACCATCCTGCTGAAGGAAATATTATAATGCTAAATATAAGGATAGCTACGCCACCATTCAATCGCGCTAAACGAGAGTTTGAAAAGGTTAATCCGGGGGTATGTTCATCATACATATTCTCAAGGAAACCAGGCGACAAGGTTACAATAAGCGGTCCATACGGTGAATTTTTCATTAAACCAACGAAACGTGAAATGATATTTATTGGTGGTGGCGCGGGTATGGCTCCCATGCGCTCACATATCTTCCATCTGTTCCAAACCGAAAAAACTGATAGAAAAGTTTCATATTGGTATGGAGCACGTTCACTCAGAGAAGTTTTCTACGATGACCAGTTTAGAGCAATTGAGAAAGAGTTTTCAAATTTTGAATTTCACTTAGCTTTGAGCGAACCGCTGCCCGAAGATAACTGGAATGGACCTACAGGATTTATACATCAAGTTCTTTTCGATAACTACTTGTCAAAACACGAAGAACCTGAA encodes:
- the nqrE gene encoding NADH:ubiquinone reductase (Na(+)-transporting) subunit E — protein: MENLLNIFVKSVFIENMIFAYFLGMCSYIAVSKTVKTSMGLGIAVIFVLGITLPINYLLENYILKEGALAWLGESFATVDLSFLSFIMFIAVIASMVQLVEMFVEKYAPALYNSLGIFLPLIAVNCAILGGSLFMQERAYENIAEATVFGIGSGVGWLLAIVGIAAIRERIRYSNVPKPLRGLGITFIVTGLMGIAFMAFMGIKL
- a CDS encoding NADH:ubiquinone reductase (Na(+)-transporting) subunit D, which produces MSNKEPLFSAKNRRLITSPLSKDNPITIQVLGVCSALAVTAKLQPAVVMAISVTVVVALANVIISLIRNTIPNRIRIIVQLVVAAALVIIVDQILKAYVYEISKQLSVFVGLIITNCILMGRLEAFALANKPWPSFLDGIGNGLGYGIILIVVGFFRELFGSGTIWGYTVVPESWYIENGGFYANNGMMILPPMALITIAIIIWVQRSRDHSLIEENN
- a CDS encoding NADH:ubiquinone reductase (Na(+)-transporting) subunit F, with translation MISLVISTTIITSIAVFLLVILLLVSILLYAKAKLTPPGKLIININNGERELEVEGGGSLLATLGNNKIFLPSACGGGGTCAMCKCVVNSGAGSILPTEVGFFTRKEQQNNWRLACQVKVRDNIEMTIPQEILGIKKWECEVISNKNVATYITEFVVKLPEGERLDFKSGGYIQIDVPKINIDFKDMDPGDKYREEWERMKMFDLKMKNPEPTYRAYSMANHPAEGNIIMLNIRIATPPFNRAKREFEKVNPGVCSSYIFSRKPGDKVTISGPYGEFFIKPTKREMIFIGGGAGMAPMRSHIFHLFQTEKTDRKVSYWYGARSLREVFYDDQFRAIEKEFSNFEFHLALSEPLPEDNWNGPTGFIHQVLFDNYLSKHEEPEEVEYYLCGPPMMNDAVNKMLYELGVPKENIAFDDFGG